In Vibrio echinoideorum, the following proteins share a genomic window:
- a CDS encoding FAD-dependent oxidoreductase: MNHNKTDTNQPSIAIVGGGIAGATSAIHFSELGFKVTILEKGPSLVNGPPICHLHAGGNLYRDISVEQCLQLLTQSIDTVRLFPHTINIRPTIIAVPHSDGGEPMDLLPRLKIIKDSYADLVKQDKSNQVLGDPEEYYKLYSKDELLALSTRIQPLRPISLDDWCIPFAKHTNLDTLKYPVAMVQEYGWSVFRLSATAQLSLDKQPNCTVLTNSRLKSVESTGQGWSLTYSNHDNQSQHLTTDYLINASGFETGIVDDFVGSKQQRLVEFKAAYVTEWPYSQECKEEWPEVIFHGPRGTPQGMAQLTPYADGVFQLHGMTEGITLFEGGLVSSSTNSSQPQLPSKLLKKIVSGWSEEQLELRTRAAITHMSQFIPSFRSAQVGGKPLFGAQQIPGTDPSLRASDVSFCGDRYARLEVVKASSTLEAAQKVAQYWFGVTNTASIEDAHSVTMSLNLNDIENKAIDLTQERGYPDALAKISGQDHH, encoded by the coding sequence ATGAACCACAACAAAACGGATACAAATCAACCTTCTATTGCCATTGTTGGTGGCGGCATTGCCGGAGCGACAAGCGCGATTCACTTTAGTGAGTTGGGTTTTAAGGTCACTATCTTGGAAAAAGGGCCGAGTTTGGTTAATGGCCCACCCATTTGCCACCTGCACGCGGGCGGCAATTTGTATCGAGATATTTCTGTAGAGCAATGTCTTCAACTGCTCACTCAGTCAATTGATACCGTCCGCTTATTCCCCCACACGATCAATATTCGCCCAACAATCATTGCTGTGCCGCATAGTGATGGTGGGGAACCGATGGATCTGCTTCCTCGTCTAAAGATAATCAAAGACTCTTATGCTGACCTTGTTAAACAAGACAAAAGCAACCAAGTACTTGGTGACCCGGAAGAGTATTACAAGCTCTATAGCAAAGACGAGTTGTTAGCGCTTTCTACAAGAATTCAACCGCTAAGACCCATTTCACTTGATGACTGGTGTATTCCTTTTGCTAAGCATACTAATTTGGACACGCTTAAGTACCCGGTAGCGATGGTGCAAGAGTATGGCTGGAGCGTATTTCGACTTTCAGCGACGGCTCAATTGTCTTTAGATAAGCAACCTAATTGTACGGTGTTAACTAACAGTCGTTTAAAATCAGTTGAATCGACGGGGCAAGGTTGGTCTTTGACTTACTCGAACCACGATAACCAAAGCCAACACCTAACGACGGACTATTTGATCAATGCGAGTGGGTTTGAAACTGGCATCGTTGATGATTTTGTCGGTTCTAAGCAGCAAAGACTCGTTGAGTTTAAAGCCGCATACGTTACTGAGTGGCCATACTCTCAAGAATGTAAAGAAGAGTGGCCAGAAGTTATCTTTCATGGCCCGAGAGGCACACCACAAGGTATGGCTCAATTGACTCCGTATGCTGATGGCGTGTTTCAGTTACATGGCATGACAGAAGGGATTACGTTGTTTGAAGGCGGGCTGGTATCGTCTTCGACGAATTCGTCACAACCTCAGTTACCCTCTAAACTTCTTAAGAAAATCGTCTCCGGTTGGAGCGAAGAGCAACTTGAGTTAAGAACCCGTGCTGCAATTACTCATATGTCTCAGTTTATCCCAAGTTTTCGTTCTGCACAGGTTGGCGGAAAACCTCTTTTCGGCGCACAGCAGATTCCTGGAACCGATCCGAGTTTAAGAGCTTCTGACGTTTCATTCTGCGGTGATCGCTACGCTCGACTTGAAGTGGTGAAAGCGTCTTCAACGTTAGAGGCTGCGCAAAAGGTTGCTCAGTATTGGTTTGGTGTGACGAACACGGCATCGATCGAGGATGCACACTCAGTGACAATGTCACTTAACCTAAATGATATTGAAAACAAAGCGATAGATTTGACACAGGAACGTGGATATCCAGATGCTCTTGCTAAAATATCAGGGCAAGATCACCACTAA
- a CDS encoding 5-oxoprolinase subunit C family protein, producing MGKLIDKPTLTVVKPGPLSLIQDFGRFGVAHLGLTQGGPVDDYSYSWANYLLGNAVNLAALEITLGQCALKVDFDCEMALCGGDLQAKLDGKLLNNWSTFQAFKGQVLSFGLPKNGLRAYLAIKGGFDVPSTLDSCSTVTREKIGGLTQDGEPCQQGQKIGFIKHSLIRPFKPLSVTFRYKPDYNLPVNLRVIEGYQSELFSELAKETLYNAQYNVDQNSNRMGYRLSGESVDSPDITLLSEGIALGAIQIPQDGQPIVLLNDRQTIGGYPKVGCVARIDLPRLAQAKPGHQISFSKGDRLGLQDVWCQWAQFFGY from the coding sequence ATGGGTAAATTAATTGATAAACCGACGCTTACAGTCGTTAAACCTGGCCCTTTGAGTTTGATTCAAGACTTTGGCCGATTTGGTGTCGCTCACCTTGGATTGACACAAGGCGGCCCAGTTGATGATTACTCTTATAGTTGGGCCAATTATCTTTTAGGAAATGCCGTTAACTTAGCGGCGTTGGAAATTACACTCGGTCAATGTGCTCTAAAAGTAGATTTTGACTGTGAGATGGCGTTATGCGGTGGCGATTTACAAGCGAAGTTAGATGGTAAGCTTTTAAATAACTGGAGTACTTTCCAAGCGTTCAAAGGGCAAGTTCTCTCATTTGGCCTACCTAAAAATGGATTAAGAGCATATTTAGCGATTAAAGGAGGCTTCGATGTTCCATCAACTCTTGATAGCTGTTCTACAGTGACTCGTGAAAAGATTGGTGGATTAACGCAAGATGGAGAACCCTGCCAGCAAGGACAAAAAATTGGCTTTATCAAACACTCCCTTATTCGCCCTTTTAAACCGCTGAGTGTTACCTTCCGATATAAACCTGATTACAACTTGCCCGTAAACTTGAGAGTTATCGAAGGTTATCAAAGTGAATTATTCTCGGAGTTAGCAAAAGAAACCTTGTATAACGCGCAATATAACGTTGATCAAAATTCAAATCGCATGGGTTACCGACTTAGTGGCGAGTCGGTCGACTCACCTGACATTACGTTATTGTCGGAAGGCATTGCCCTTGGCGCCATTCAGATACCACAAGATGGACAACCAATTGTGTTACTCAATGATCGACAAACGATTGGTGGGTATCCGAAGGTTGGATGTGTGGCTAGAATCGATTTGCCACGTTTGGCACAAGCAAAACCGGGGCATCAGATATCTTTTAGCAAAGGCGATCGCTTAGGGTTACAAGATGTATGGTGTCAGTGGGCGCAGTTTTTCGGTTATTGA
- a CDS encoding 5-oxoprolinase subunit B family protein produces MTTNPIEFNIVPVAECSVLVTLTLPDLKGDTNAINAQYIAHFSDAIRQNLTTVLMNVTPAYHTILVDYLPYRISEQQFIEQLNSLLAKALSSFSETQATLNIIELPSYYSPETALDLDRYQEKGLSMEDIIKYHTSQTYIVSAIGFIPGFAFMSDVVSELALPRHSTPRLSVPKGSIAIAGSKTAVYPSESPGGWNIIGNCPLSLFDHSQLKNADTTQAPLSLLNVGDTVRFKAISKHEFMDLRFIELGGDIIHG; encoded by the coding sequence ATGACGACGAATCCGATTGAATTTAATATAGTGCCGGTTGCCGAATGTAGCGTTCTAGTCACGTTAACGTTGCCGGATTTAAAAGGCGACACCAATGCTATCAATGCGCAGTATATAGCACACTTTTCTGATGCTATTCGCCAGAATTTAACAACCGTTTTGATGAATGTGACACCCGCTTATCACACTATATTGGTTGACTACTTACCTTATCGAATTTCAGAGCAACAGTTTATCGAACAGCTTAATTCGCTGTTAGCTAAAGCGCTTTCTTCCTTCTCAGAGACTCAAGCAACGCTCAATATTATTGAACTCCCCTCCTATTATTCACCTGAAACCGCGCTCGATTTAGATAGGTATCAAGAAAAAGGTTTATCGATGGAGGACATTATTAAGTATCACACCTCTCAGACTTACATTGTCAGTGCGATAGGATTTATTCCCGGCTTTGCCTTTATGTCGGATGTGGTTAGTGAGCTTGCGTTACCACGTCACTCAACCCCGCGCTTAAGTGTTCCGAAAGGAAGTATCGCTATTGCAGGCTCAAAAACAGCGGTTTACCCATCAGAGTCACCAGGTGGTTGGAACATTATTGGCAATTGTCCTTTGTCACTGTTTGACCACAGCCAATTGAAGAACGCAGATACTACACAAGCCCCACTGTCACTGCTTAATGTTGGCGATACTGTCCGTTTTAAAGCGATATCAAAACATGAGTTTATGGATCTTAGGTTTATAGAGCTTGGCGGAGATATCATTCATGGGTAA
- a CDS encoding 5-oxoprolinase subunit PxpA gives MTTKILLNCDMGESFGNWKMGDDESVMEWVDMANIACGFHASDPHVMSKTIKLAQHYHTQIGAHPGYQDLVGFGRRSIPHTMDEISELVCYQVGALQALCRYNHTSVGYVKPHGALYNDMMANTDVFNAVAQAVAEFNIPLMILSSSDNQQYLDIADDHDLPLLFEAFADRAYLNNGQLAPRTQKGSVYVNQDDIYNQVMQIVNYGSVTTLEGERLPIEADTICVHGDNPQSIALIRKIRQDLNAFN, from the coding sequence GTGACGACGAAGATTTTGCTTAATTGCGATATGGGAGAGAGTTTCGGCAACTGGAAGATGGGGGATGATGAGTCGGTCATGGAATGGGTCGATATGGCAAACATCGCTTGTGGCTTTCATGCGTCTGATCCTCACGTGATGTCAAAGACAATCAAACTTGCGCAGCATTACCATACTCAAATTGGCGCCCATCCTGGCTACCAAGATTTGGTAGGGTTTGGACGTCGCTCAATTCCGCATACCATGGATGAAATCAGTGAATTAGTTTGTTATCAAGTGGGCGCATTACAAGCGCTTTGCCGTTATAACCATACTTCTGTTGGGTATGTGAAACCTCATGGTGCCCTTTATAACGATATGATGGCAAACACCGATGTTTTTAACGCAGTCGCTCAAGCGGTGGCTGAGTTCAATATCCCTCTGATGATTCTCTCTTCTTCTGATAACCAACAGTATTTAGATATTGCTGACGATCACGACTTACCTCTATTGTTTGAAGCATTCGCAGATCGAGCTTACTTGAATAATGGCCAACTCGCGCCACGAACTCAGAAAGGCTCGGTTTATGTTAATCAAGATGACATCTATAACCAAGTCATGCAGATCGTTAATTATGGTTCGGTAACGACGCTTGAGGGTGAAAGGCTGCCCATTGAGGCCGATACCATTTGTGTGCATGGTGATAATCCTCAATCCATCGCACTCATTAGAAAAATCAGACAAGATCTTAATGCATTTAATTAG
- the galE gene encoding UDP-glucose 4-epimerase GalE: MNVLVTGGMGYIGSHTSIQMINAGMTPVLFDNLYNSKPSVLDRIEKVSGVRPNFIEGDVRDKALLTETMKQHNIEAVIHFAGLKAVGESVAKPLEYYDNNVNGSLVLVDAMRDAGVKALVFSSSATVYGDPASVPITEDFPTSATNPYGRSKLMVEECLTDFQNANPDWSITLLRYFNPVGSHPSGELGEDPQGIPNNLMPFVSQVAVGRRESLSVFGSDYPTKDGTGVRDYIHVMDLSDGHIAALEKVGRKDGLHIYNLGTGNGSSVLDMVKAFEQASGKKIPYNLVERRPGDIAECWANPAKAQKELGWNATRTLSDMTEDTWRWQSTNPDGFPS, from the coding sequence ATGAATGTTTTAGTTACAGGTGGCATGGGTTACATTGGTAGCCATACAAGTATCCAAATGATCAACGCGGGAATGACACCTGTGCTTTTTGATAATTTGTACAACAGTAAGCCAAGCGTTCTAGATCGTATCGAAAAAGTATCTGGTGTTCGCCCAAACTTCATTGAAGGTGACGTTCGTGATAAAGCACTTTTGACTGAAACCATGAAGCAACACAACATTGAAGCAGTTATCCATTTTGCTGGCCTAAAAGCGGTCGGTGAATCTGTAGCTAAGCCTCTTGAATACTACGACAACAATGTTAATGGATCTCTAGTTCTTGTTGATGCGATGCGTGACGCTGGTGTGAAAGCCCTAGTATTCAGCTCTTCCGCAACGGTCTACGGCGATCCCGCGAGTGTTCCTATCACAGAAGATTTTCCCACAAGCGCAACTAACCCTTATGGTCGCAGTAAGCTAATGGTTGAAGAGTGCTTAACGGACTTCCAAAACGCAAACCCAGATTGGAGCATTACACTACTGCGTTACTTTAACCCAGTAGGTTCACATCCAAGTGGTGAGCTAGGCGAAGACCCGCAAGGTATTCCAAATAACCTAATGCCATTTGTCTCTCAAGTTGCGGTTGGCCGACGCGAATCTCTGTCTGTGTTTGGTAGCGATTACCCAACAAAAGACGGTACTGGCGTACGTGATTACATCCACGTAATGGACCTGTCTGATGGTCACATCGCAGCCCTGGAGAAAGTAGGGCGCAAAGATGGCCTTCATATCTACAACCTTGGTACTGGTAACGGTTCAAGTGTATTAGACATGGTTAAAGCGTTCGAGCAAGCAAGCGGTAAAAAAATCCCTTACAACTTAGTTGAACGCCGTCCTGGTGACATCGCAGAATGTTGGGCGAACCCAGCTAAAGCTCAAAAGGAACTGGGTTGGAATGCAACGCGTACACTGTCTGATATGACCGAAGATACATGGCGCTGGCAGTCAACGAACCCTGATGGTTTCCCTAGCTAA
- a CDS encoding TonB-dependent hemoglobin/transferrin/lactoferrin family receptor, whose product MYKQSLLSASIVLALSSTSAFAEDYALFDEVVVSATRTEQNKEDVSSSIESVSSEDIDNQMSNDIKQALQYTPGVEAQGSGRFGISGFNIRGVEGDRVKLMIDGVQQPTPYNPGASEQRKYSNAIEVDTLSVIEVNKGPASTLYGSDAIGGAVLLRTKNPEDMLRTDGDENRFGIKSSYTSADEQFKNTLSWAMRKDKLETIVMATYAQGHETETHSSGSEVEGPDRGAANPADTELSNFLAKAFYNISDSNKIGVTLEHYQRQYDEDELNYNGYQLMPGFVYTDNYNEDTNKRFRATLEQQLKLNSSIADSLDWSLSYQDSSTLNKNYDTTGFYGRRLRERDASDVNMQLDTQLSKLVNIDGADHEFTYGFTYLQNDFELDNSDHKFDQGTVTPGSTGIPDAKITQWGVFVQDQAFFMEDKLIVTGGLRYDSFVADPSTDDGYTTEYDKNEDDAFTAKLGSVYHINDNLAVFGQIGQGFKAPSVYDLYYFYNQGAIVEANPNLKAERSISYELGLRGGNEHARFELSTFYTDYTDFINETKTGQQGGKDVFTKENLDEVTIYGAELSSTINLDSLIDAPFGTYTRLAVAYADGEDKSTGKSIDSVAPLTGTIGLGIERETFGSALNIKMVAAKDEWNADDNVDVSGYTVVDLTAYYRPITDLTLRAGLFNALDKQYWLYSDMSGSAHDSQFNTDFKSQPGRNWGLSANYEF is encoded by the coding sequence ATGTATAAGCAATCCCTACTCTCTGCTTCAATCGTTTTAGCGCTTTCATCAACCTCGGCCTTTGCTGAAGATTATGCCCTATTTGACGAGGTTGTTGTATCGGCAACTCGTACTGAACAAAACAAAGAGGATGTATCGAGCTCAATTGAATCTGTGTCTTCGGAAGACATTGATAATCAAATGTCTAACGACATTAAGCAAGCTCTTCAATACACTCCAGGCGTCGAAGCGCAAGGCAGTGGCCGTTTTGGTATTTCGGGTTTCAATATCCGTGGTGTTGAAGGTGATCGCGTTAAATTAATGATCGATGGTGTTCAACAACCTACCCCATACAACCCTGGTGCTTCAGAGCAACGTAAATATTCAAATGCGATTGAAGTCGACACATTGAGTGTCATTGAGGTGAATAAAGGACCTGCTTCTACGTTGTACGGTTCTGATGCAATTGGCGGTGCTGTACTGCTAAGAACCAAGAACCCAGAAGATATGCTAAGAACTGATGGTGATGAAAATCGTTTTGGTATCAAATCTAGCTATACATCAGCTGATGAACAATTCAAAAATACCCTTTCATGGGCGATGCGCAAAGATAAGTTAGAAACTATCGTTATGGCTACATACGCTCAAGGCCATGAAACTGAAACTCATTCGTCTGGAAGCGAAGTTGAAGGCCCAGATCGTGGTGCTGCTAACCCAGCCGATACGGAATTAAGTAACTTCTTAGCTAAAGCATTCTACAACATATCCGATTCAAACAAGATTGGGGTGACTCTAGAACATTATCAGCGCCAGTATGACGAAGATGAGTTGAATTACAACGGTTATCAGCTCATGCCGGGCTTTGTATACACGGATAACTATAACGAAGACACCAACAAGCGTTTTCGTGCAACATTAGAGCAGCAGCTTAAGCTAAATTCATCTATTGCGGATTCTTTGGATTGGTCTCTTAGCTACCAAGACTCAAGCACTCTAAATAAAAACTACGATACTACTGGCTTCTACGGACGCCGACTTCGTGAGCGTGATGCATCAGATGTAAACATGCAGCTTGATACACAGCTTTCTAAGTTAGTGAATATCGACGGTGCTGATCATGAGTTTACTTATGGCTTCACTTACTTACAAAACGACTTTGAACTAGATAACTCAGATCATAAATTTGACCAAGGAACAGTTACTCCAGGCAGCACTGGTATACCAGATGCGAAAATTACTCAATGGGGTGTGTTCGTTCAGGATCAAGCGTTCTTCATGGAAGATAAATTGATCGTAACTGGTGGTCTTCGTTACGACTCATTTGTCGCTGACCCATCAACAGATGATGGTTACACGACTGAATATGACAAGAATGAAGATGATGCATTCACTGCTAAGTTAGGTTCTGTTTACCACATCAACGATAACCTAGCTGTATTTGGTCAAATTGGCCAAGGTTTTAAGGCCCCTTCCGTTTATGACCTTTACTATTTCTACAACCAAGGCGCTATTGTAGAAGCGAACCCAAATCTCAAAGCTGAAAGAAGTATCTCTTACGAACTTGGTCTTCGTGGTGGCAATGAACACGCTCGCTTCGAATTAAGTACCTTCTACACCGACTACACTGATTTCATCAATGAGACGAAAACTGGCCAACAAGGCGGTAAAGACGTATTTACTAAAGAAAATCTAGATGAAGTGACGATTTACGGTGCAGAGCTTTCTTCTACCATAAACCTTGATAGCTTGATTGATGCACCATTCGGTACATACACTCGATTAGCAGTCGCTTATGCTGATGGTGAAGATAAGTCAACGGGTAAATCAATCGATTCGGTAGCACCTCTAACAGGTACAATCGGCCTTGGTATTGAGCGTGAAACCTTTGGTTCTGCTCTAAATATCAAAATGGTTGCGGCTAAAGATGAGTGGAATGCTGACGACAATGTAGATGTATCTGGATACACAGTTGTTGATTTAACAGCTTACTACCGCCCTATTACTGATTTAACTTTGCGAGCGGGTCTGTTTAACGCATTAGACAAGCAGTACTGGTTATACAGTGACATGTCTGGCAGCGCACACGACTCTCAGTTCAACACAGACTTTAAGTCTCAACCAGGTCGTAATTGGGGTCTATCTGCAAACTACGAATTCTAA
- a CDS encoding LysR family transcriptional regulator, producing the protein MYSPITLEALHILDAIDRRGSFAAAANEMDRAPSSLSYQIQKLEQDLDIMIFDRSGHRANFTEAGQLILEQGRIILGATEQLVNDASILANGWELDLTIAFDGIIPINNFFPLVDELGKISKTRVRLQEEILAGCWESLTDGRADLLVCPKLDTIPNDMKSDVIGKMEMVWVAASNHYVHKRSGEFDQKARESYRVIAIADTARDQPALSINILEKQPRLTVTSFPAKVEALTTGLGIGTLPSVIAEPLIESGVLQQISGTESQPIDIVMAWRRNKMGDAKSWCIQHLKKTWSLK; encoded by the coding sequence ATGTATAGCCCAATAACACTTGAAGCACTACATATACTCGATGCCATCGATCGTCGTGGGAGTTTTGCCGCTGCAGCGAATGAAATGGACCGAGCACCTTCTTCATTGAGTTATCAAATACAAAAGTTAGAACAAGATTTGGATATCATGATTTTTGACCGCTCAGGGCACCGTGCAAATTTCACGGAGGCGGGGCAGTTAATATTAGAGCAAGGTAGAATCATTCTTGGCGCTACTGAACAACTCGTTAATGACGCGAGTATTCTTGCTAATGGCTGGGAGTTAGATCTAACCATCGCCTTTGATGGCATTATCCCTATAAACAACTTTTTCCCACTGGTCGATGAACTCGGAAAAATCAGTAAGACACGCGTTCGTTTGCAAGAAGAAATTTTGGCGGGGTGTTGGGAATCTCTCACTGATGGTCGTGCCGACTTACTCGTATGCCCGAAGCTCGATACAATACCAAACGATATGAAAAGTGACGTGATTGGTAAAATGGAAATGGTCTGGGTCGCGGCATCAAACCACTACGTTCACAAACGTTCCGGTGAGTTTGACCAAAAGGCCAGAGAAAGTTACAGGGTAATCGCAATTGCGGATACAGCCCGTGACCAACCGGCTTTAAGTATCAATATTCTAGAGAAACAACCCCGTTTAACAGTGACGAGCTTCCCTGCAAAAGTAGAAGCTCTGACGACGGGATTAGGGATTGGCACCTTACCGAGTGTTATTGCCGAGCCTTTGATTGAATCTGGCGTTCTACAGCAAATTTCGGGGACAGAATCACAGCCGATCGATATCGTTATGGCTTGGCGACGCAACAAAATGGGCGACGCCAAATCTTGGTGTATTCAACACCTTAAAAAGACATGGTCACTCAAGTAA